ATGCTCCATGTCAATGTAGGGTTACGAATGATACCCCACCGAGACTGAAGCACACCGAAAGCACGCtccacatccttcctagcactctcttgcatTTGGGCAAACCTCTGTCTCTTCTCTCCTTGTGGATTGGGTACGGTCTTCACAAGAGTGGACCACtgaggatagatgccatcagctaggtaATATCCCTTGTTGTAATGGTGGCCATTGACCTCAAAGTCGATCTCCGGGGAGTGCCCTTCCGCAAGCCTTGCAAACACCAGAGACCGCTGAAGAACACTAATATCATTTTGAGAACCAGCCATGCCGAAAAAAGAATGCCATATCCAAAGATCTTGTGAAGCTACAGCTTCAAGTATAACAGTGGCACCTTTCACATGCCCCTTGTACTACCCCTGCCAAGCAAGTGGATATTTCTTCCACTTCCAGTGCATATAATCTATACTATAAAGCATGCTCGGAAAGCCCCTCTCGGCATTGATCGCCAACAACCTCTCTGTATCAGCGACAGTTGGCTCTCTGAGGTACTCTGGGCCGAAACTTCCACCACGGCCGTGCAAAAACTATACAATGAGAGGAGACATGTGGACTCACTCATACGAACATACTCATCCACAAGATCACTAGTAATTTCATATGCAAGCATGCGGATAGCCGTAGTGCATTTCTGATATGAAGAGAAACCAAGCTTGCCTAgggcatcctctttgcactcaAAGTATGGGTCATGCGCGACCACTCCCTCGCGAATACGATTGAACACAAGCCTTCTCATTCGGAATCAGCGACGAAATTGATTTGGCCTGAAGAGTGCACCATCCTTAAAGTAATCAGCATAGAGAAGGGTGTGGCCTTTCTCCCTATTGCGGTCCAAGGCCGGAGCATGGCCGGGGATTGATCCTGTGTACCGAGGCCGCTTCCTACTAATGTGTTCATGTACGACTAACACAGCCACCAGCTCTTCATCATTCGAGGATGAATCATCCGATGAGCAAATGAAGTTGTGAAAGAAAAACTCATCACCACTATCCATTGTACCTTGTGAGCAATCTGAtgtggagcatcctacggtcatccccatggacctaccatcgtctcatcaagagccaagaggacctatgacacgagcacgagctagagctcttgagaacgaggtgacttccttccttagtgatatcacatatgatccactcgagacatggctactacctaagtccgatatgctatgcatgattaggtgtcaagaggagcctcccgaggatgcacgtgaagacggacaagccgccaagtccatggatgaagagaaccaacggaaacgggcaagttcaccttccaggccccggacatccggccatgaccccggacatccggaccctgGAGCATCCACAGTAGCAGCAGCCCAGACGCCCaagcctacagggcccggacatccggcgtccaccccggaaatccggccaaaagcccagacatccggcgccacgctacagaacatccagaagttttgccctccagcccggacatccggcccccagcccggacatccggcctctcctgaagccccggacatccggccacccctgtctgcgcaTGGTAAGGGctgaggcccgtgtaccccttcgactccctagactatatatactctttctcctccatctttctagggttagcattggtttagctcatttgtgagatagagcattgctcatccattacggatctactccacgagagagaccgcggcccctctacggag
The Aegilops tauschii subsp. strangulata cultivar AL8/78 chromosome 3, Aet v6.0, whole genome shotgun sequence genome window above contains:
- the LOC141042884 gene encoding uncharacterized protein; amino-acid sequence: MAGSQNDISVLQRSLVFARLAEGHSPEIDFEVNGHHYNKGYYLADGIYPQWSTLVKTVPNPQGEKRQRFAQMQESARKDVERAFGVLQSRWGIIRNPTLTWSMKKL